In Tursiops truncatus isolate mTurTru1 chromosome 10, mTurTru1.mat.Y, whole genome shotgun sequence, the sequence CCAGGGGACCTGCCTGTAACTAAACACCATGACAAGTGTAAGTGAGGCTTCTGCCTCTTTTGATTCCTTGAGTACCtgattatttgtttcattttatccaTTGCTAGTACTTGCTCTAACATATGTTTACCTTTTCCACAGGTGATTTCCGTTTAAACAGTTGGCAGAGTGGGTGGGGGTGGTTAGCTGGGGGCTTCTTGTCCCCCTGGtgtgggggagagaaagagagagaagtgggTCATTGAGTTTTTAGTGCTGTGTGTGAGCACCTCTGCCTCTTGCAAATAGACACTGGATCCCTACAACAGACCTTGGGCTTCAAAGACCCAGAGTGAAGCCAAGCAAGATGCTGTAAAGCGCATTGACAAGATAACTGTTCCTGCAAAAGGTGTGTTTCCTCCCTGCCTTTTCTGTGGTTTCCTTACATTCAGTCAGGGAAGAGGTATCCTTGAACTAAGGTACAAGGAAGCAGCATAGAGTGAGACATAACCATTACTTCTAACAAAGCTGTAAGATTGCCTTCTATATGCAAAACTAGttcctaaagaaataaagagagctATAAGACAAGAATGATCTCTACCCATATGGCTAAAAATCTAACAGATGTTAAACATACACATTCCACTGAAAAATATAACTTCCTTTGTGCTTGCTTTGGCAGCATATAGACTAAAGTACGGCTTTCTTCGTCACTGGCTTATGCACcaaaatcttatttatttgaaatctaGGTAAAAAAGAACAGTCAGAGGTGCAATATGACTGCCTTTTCAActaagaactataaaatatttttgaatagttGTTATTAGGGGCTAAGTTGAGAAATAGaaagtttctttgtctttaaactTCTTAATTTCTTACCTTTATAAGTAGTCAGTGCTGCTACATCCTTTACATCTGTAGAAGATAGATTCTTAAGTAATTAATACCAACATGAGAGATCCTCATACCAATAGTACTGGGCTATTTGggagtataatttttaaatctcctaAGATGCTTAGTGCTAGTTGGAGTTTGAGGAGAATCAGCAACAGAATTGAGTCTGGCACAGAAAACTCCTGAATTAACCAGTTAGTGTTCCCAAAACGTAGAAGGGGTAGAGGTCCTGAGTACAAGCTTTAAGTTGGGAAGACATACCACTGGGATTCATCTAAATGCTCCTGACTTGAAAGTGAGTAAGGTCCTCTATACCATTAACCATTTTACTACAAAAGGGAAGTGGGATTTCCTTTGGTTTCTGTCATCTTGGGTAGAAATGActtattttcttgactttcttccACTTCTTCCAGGCTCTGAGTTTCTGATTCCCATCACTGGATATTACTGCCAGCTCTGTGAGGAATTTTTGGGGGATCCAATTTCTGGAGAGCAACATGTGAAGGGTTATCAACACAATGAGAAATATAAGGTTGGTCTTTGTAGTAGCTTATGGAGTTTCCTACTTTCTGCAGTAATCCTTTTGATGTTGTCAAACAAACTCAGAGGCAGAAAAAGTCATTAATATTTCAAATTCCATATAATCACTGGGATGTTCTCCTCAATCCTAGTAAGCAATGCTGACCTGAGAGAACCATTTATCCTTGAGGAAGATGACTCTGAGGATTTCCACTAAATGAATTCTAACAGTGGTAGGGCCAACTTTTCTCTCTTATAGTATTTTGACCAGTTATTGAGcctttatcttttctcttcctaGAAATATGTGGTTGAAAACCCATTGTATGAGGAGCGGCGGAATCTGGACCGCCAAGCTGGCTTGGCTGTGGTCCTAGAGACAGAACGGCGACGGCAGAGTGAGCTAAAGCGCAAACTCAGTGAGAAaccaaaggaagagaagaaagaaaaaaaggcaaagatcaTGAAGGAAGTAAAGGAGGATGACAGGGTGTCTGAGGAATTAGAGGACCAAGTGTCTGAAGGTGGGAACTCCCCTGAAAAggctgaaaataaaaggaaggctAGCATCAAACTCCaattaaaagaagaagtaaagaaagaaccACCAACATCTTCCTCTTTTGGGAAATTCAGCTGGAAGAAGccagaaaaagaggaggaaaaaagttcAGTGGCCCCAAGTATTCCCAAAGAAGAGACTGTGGAAAATAGTAAGGACAAAGAGGATGGCAGAGCTGAAGCTGGGAAGGCAAAGCCCATCAAAATCAAACTCTCTGGGAAAACTGTTGTTGCACATACAAGCCCTTGGATGCCTGTAGTGACAACTTCAACCCAGACTAAGATCCGACCCAACCTGCCTATCCCATCCACAGTCCTCCGCAAGTCAAGTTCAGCCACAGTAAGCAAGCCAGCTCCTCTTAACACCTTTCTATCCATCAAGTCCTCTGGAACCACTGCTAAGCCTCTGCCAGTGGTTAAAGAGTCTTCAGCTGATCTCCTCTTGCCTCCCGACATCATCTCTAAAGCATTTGGAGGGGAAGAGGTGATTCTAAAAGGGTCTCCAGAGGAAAAAATGGTGCTGGCTGAAAAGAATGAGCCATCACATGTACCTGAACAAATGCTACCACCTCCACCGCCACCACCTCCACCGccacctccaccacccccagTTATACCTCATCCAGCTGCCCCATCTCCTGCTCAAGCAAATGCTATTTTGGCTCCAGTAAAATCAAACCCAACTATATCTCACACTGTCAGCCCTGGCTTCCTGGGTCCTAACATTTTGAACCCAGTATTACCGGTAGCCATCATGGCCTCAGCACAGCCAGCTGCCATTCCTTCTGATGAGACGGCTCCTGGGGTGAGTGAGAGTGACCGGGACCAGACCCTATTCTCTGTGTTAGTGCGTCCTCCACCTCCCCTCTCAAGTGTGTTCAGTGAACAAGCCAAAAAATTGGAAAAGCGAAATTCATGCTTAGCCACAGCCAATGCTAAGGATCTGTATGACATATTCTACAGTAGTGGTGGAAAAGGGGCCCCTGAGACTAAGCTGAGTGGTGGTCCATTGGCTAATGGGGAAAATAGAGCTGAAAGTTCAGACATCTCTTCCACTTCTACTTTGAACAGCAGTGCATCCCAAGAGGAGTTGCCTCCAGATAGAAATTTGGTCTCTGCTCCTTTAGTCAGCAGCCCTGAAAAGCCCATTTCAAAACCTCTGGTGTCCCTAGGGAAGTGGTCGGTGGTAGAAAATGTAGACTCAAAAAGCAGAGGCAGCAGCTATGGCTTCTTACAGCCTCTGACAAGGTTGTGCCAAAACAGGCCTTATGAGACTGTTACCCCAAAGACAGAGACTTTGGCCATGTGGACTTCTAGTTCCTTCCAGAGTGATGCTAATAGGGATGTATCTCCAGAGGGGAAAATTGAACTTGACCTGGGAGACCCTGGGCCACCAGGTGTCAAGCCAGCCCCTGAGCTGTCACATGTACACTGTCATACCATGGAATCTCAGAAGCTGTTAGAAACCCACCTTGTGGAATCTAGTAACCAGGATGAGGAAAGCCAAGAGCTCCACCAATCTAAGGATTGTGGAAAAAGTGAAGTAGAGACAAGCGCTGAACTAAAAGAAGGGGGAGTGAAGCTCTCTGAGAGGACAGTGGGAGAGGGAACAGATACCAATGTTGGGCCCAATCGTGTAGAGGATTCTAATTTGAACCATGGGAACAGATACATGTGGGAAGGAGAAGTAGAACAGCCCAACATGCAAATGACTGACAAAAAGGCTAAACAGTCCAAGAAATTGATAACAGGAAGTAAAACTCAAAGTAAAGTAGTGACTGAATTGAACGCACAGGCGCTCTCTTCCACAAAGGCAAAAATAGACTCATTTCCGTCAGAAGCTAGGTCTTTACTCCAGAACCCACAAGATATACCTGTGAAAATTTCTGCCCCGGAATTGCTCCTTCAGTCCCCAGCCAGATCAGATATGTGTTTGAAAGATAGTGAACAGGAGCAAGGAGTTTCAACTGCTAGTGAGGAGTGGCTAGAAAATTCAGCTCCAGGATCAGCTTCTAGAGCCTCTAGGTACAGAAGCCTTAAACTGAAGAGAGAACGATCAAAAGAGTTTCAGGGTAAAATGATCTATGAACTGACTGTTTGGGATGAGAACAAGAAGCCAGAGACCTGGGAGAGCCCAGAGAAACCCAAAGCAGAAGCCCTGGATCTTCGAGATGTCCATCCAGAACTAACACTGACAATAGAAAGCAAGACCTTAGAAAACTTTGAAGTTACAAACTTAAAAGTAGAAGAGCTTGCTGCCCTGGGGAACCTGGGGGATATAGGTGTTGATTTCTGCAATACTCGGGTAGACCCAGCACATAGATCCGCAACTGCCCTGTCTCAGAAAGTACGTGAAGAGAATTCTGTGTCACCTATAGGAAGTAATCCCTCCACTCTCCCTGACTTTGAACCAATACCATCCTTTTCTGAGTTTCCATTAGATTCTCCCAAAACCCTGGTGCTTAACTTCGGAGCAGAGGGTGAACAAAACTCATCTAATCCTGGAACTGGGAGGATCACTCCTAACATTTTGAAAACTGGACTTTCTATAGGAAATGTTGGCCTTGGCTTGGGGAGCCTAGAGGGAACACACCAGGCCCTTGACCTGTTAGCAGGAGGAATGATGCCTGAGGAAATAGAAGAAACTTCTCAGTTAGAGAAACAAGATTCACTCAGATTGGAATCAGAAACAATTAATCCTTTAGGCCTTGGGCCATCTCCTTGCCTTCCGGACCTTGTTGACTTTGTCACACGGACATCTGGAGTTCAAAAAGAGAAGATATGTTCTCCTCTCTCTGAGCCAAGTGACCCtcctgagtgtagttccctggaGATGGGACCACTACAGTTAGAAATACCGAATGCATCCGTCACGGAGGTAGCAATTCCTCAAGTAGCTGAGTACAATGACAGCCCTTTGAATATGGTAAAATCTATGGCTTCAGGGTCCCATACAAGGGAGCAGGTAGTTGGAGGCAATACAGTCCCTCAGGAAATAGCTGCACAAGAAGCTGCAGTTGATGACATCCAGGACCACACAGAATCCAGTGTTCACAACTGAGAATACAAATTCAGAGCTACTTGTGGATGAATCAAATTGGCTTCTAGAAATCAGGTGCCCAGATGATCCAGGACTAGTTGGCTCTCTCATCTGGAACCTACATCAAGAGATGCAGTCAGCATCTTAGAGTAAATGTTCGTGGAAGCTAAAAAATttacctcctttccttttttccgtTTTCCTTAAGATACCAGACAAATCAATCATAATTTCTATACATATCTGtaaaaaagtattttctgttaattattattattattatttttgccaatttattttcttctactttgtcATTAAAATCAAATGTCTATCTGGCTCACCATATAGTGTGCTTTGATTGTATTTTGGCTTTGACTCTGCCATTTCTGgaatgtgggggaggagggagacagagctGACTTCTCCAATTGCTGTGTTGTATTCCCACCCAATTTTTTGGGCAGCTGATGGATCTCTGGGAGAAACACAAGAAAACCTGCTGAAATGGAAAACTACTGCTGAAGGAAGGATTGTTCATCTCTTAGGCTTCCATTTGGATGGGCCTGCCTTAACATTGTTTGAAATGCAGCGTGAGTAGctcttttgtttactgtttaCTTCCTTGTGGCATGTCAACCCCCCACACTTCCCTCATTCTGTTGCCTTTGCTTGAGATGGTCCTGCTAATCCACAAACCTGTTTGGAAATGGCCTCAGTAAACGTGGAAGAAAATCTAGCAGGCTCACTTTTCGAAGACGACAAATCGGTAAGGCTTATTCATGCCTCAGTGCCAGGAGCAGATATGCTTTTTGGGTCAGTTTTATTTTCGAAATGGCCTTTGTTCACTGTATTGTGATCCACTGACACTTTGTGTGAAATTGTTTAGCAGCCATTTCTGTTCTAAAGAGGTAGAAGATCTGAAACTTGCTTTGGGATTGGACTCATTTTCTCTTCCCACACTCATATGtatttcttcctctgcctctccctttcCCAAGTTATTTCCACCATAGTGTGATGTTTTGGGTTGTACATTTTGTTCAAAAGATTAAAGATTTATGAGTGGCTTGGACaagtttaactttatttttaatgtattaattacTTGGAATAAATGCATTAATCTCATGTTTCtttctggatttttgttttgaaacCACACACATTTGAACTCCACAGGGAAACTAGAACAATGCTGCTGCCCTATTGCctgtctccccctcccacccttcttTCCCCAGTTGTTAGGGCTACTTTTGTTAGCTTATATAGTCTGTGCCCCAGTGCTTCCTGGTTGGGTAGTGAGTAGGCACCAGTGGTCTGGTTTTGGCATCTTTCTATTGTGAAGTTTTGTATATACCCTTATGTTGGCTCTCCCGATGCTCCTCTGGGAACTGAGCTCCCCAAGAATACTCATGTTCTTGCTGAGGGTGCTCTTGGGATCAGGGAGCTTGGTCCTTATATTTCTAATCTCTGCCCCAGTTTCCTCTTGATACCCTTGTTGTCAGCAATTCATAACCTGGCTCAACAGAGGCTTCAGAGTCTTGTTCTCCCACTCCTCAAACATAATGCAAAGTTGCTGATCTTTTTTCCTAAGAACTCTAGTTTTCCTGTTTCCTTGTGTGCAGAGCTACAGAATCCCTAGGTTGAGTGCGAGGAGGctatttttcttgactaatttAGAAGTTTAGAAGTTGTACAGGCCTCCCTTCTTCATCTTGTGGAAAGGGCACAGATTTGGAATAGTTAGGTCCTTGGATGTTCCTCGGCCATTTGCCTTGCTGTGGTTTTAGACAAGTTACTTTGCCTCACTGTgccatagggttttttttttttctttaatatggaGGATCATTATCTCCATCTCACACCAAATGTGTACAGGGTCAGGCCATCCTGAGCAGTCTTCTTAGGTCTGCTTTTTAGGCTGAAGCCTGAGTTCAATGCATCTTTCTGACCTGGAAACCATAGACAGACTCAGAAGATGCCCTTTAGCAGAACGTAAACCCAGGTGAGCTTCAGAGATATATTTGTTTCTCCAGAGAACTACTCCCTCTCCATTCTAGGAGCCTATCTACAGGAATTTAGAGAAcataaaagagttttaaaatgccAGTTATTACTCATTTTCAGGCCTGTTCACTTAGTAAGTTCCACCTCCCTTTGGGGAGAGATGGGTGGGTTTAGGGTAAGCATGGAGAGGGGTTAATCCTATCCAGATCTCAGTCCTAAACTCACTCTGTTTCAGAAGGAGTCAGAATCTTACTCTCTAGGTTAGGAGAGGGCCACTTGAGAAGggtggagaagggaaaagaggcAAAATCTAGGAAGGGCAGAACTAATTCAAGTAACTGGGTCTGGAGTACTTAGAGCCGCTCCTCTTGTACTCTCTTGATAACTCAAAGGCACCTACCCATCTTAGGCTTTTTCTAGAATAATGCCCACTTCTAAGAGTTGAAGCAACAGTGTTCTTCATATTTGCCTTGAACCAGCAGAGGGAGAGCTTTTAGGATTCTGTAGTTTGGGCGGGAAGTGTTGCTAGCTTCCTCTTTGATCAGTGGGATCAGGTTTTGGAGCCTATCTAGAGAAGCCATGTGAAAGGAAGGGCAGAACTCTAATCCAGTTGCCAGCGCCTAGAGGTAgggcctgtttctttttattcagtACTATCACAGTGCTGAATAAATTTTCGTCTTAGGAGACAAAGGCACATGCAAAGAGTGGGCCCTAATCTTCTCATGTGGCCTTTGGTGTCATATAACTATGGTTTAAATTTCTGCAAACATCAGAAGCAGTTTTTATTTGACTCCCTCAATTGTGAGAACAGGTGATCAGCAGTTAGTTTTAAATTTAGGCAAACACCAAGTTTTACCTAAGTTATGTAGATAACCCCCTAAAACTTCCCCTTGGCTTTGTGAATGGAGGCCTCTTGCAACCTCTTTCTTCACAGCTAGCTTCAGGACACATAATACTCTTAGTGACCTTTCTGCTAAGTATACCCATTTTACGCTATGCCACTCCATCTCTCTAAAACAAGTCAAAAAGTTAGCTAATGTTTTGGTAGTAAAGCATGCCAGAGCATATGTCCATTTATCAGACTGCCAGGTTAAGGGACTGAAAAAGAATGGGGAAGTGGGAATGGGGGGTTTGGATGTATAGGATACAGGAATCCAGTAGGGACATTAAGtgtgttataaaaaaaaaaagctggaggtgGGATCATGGAGACAGCATATAAATTATGGAACTAAGTGAGGTGGggtttttagaaaatacatattcCAAAGCCCTGGTTCTCACTTTCACAGCGCTTACCTACCAAGCCCGGGATGGGAACCTAAGCAAGCTCTTCATTCATTGACAATTCTGTGAGAATATGGACAAATGAAAATAGTTTGGGATTGTGAGCACATTTCTTCTTTTAGAGTTTAATTTTACAATAATGTCTAATTTTTAACGAAAAAACCCTTATACACTTTCAAAGGACCATGTGCATTTTCATTGTAGCACTTAATGTGGTTGTACTTTTACATTTATGTGtttctttgattaatatgtgcgtccttcccacccatccccccccaactagattataaactctcGAAAGCAGGAAGTCTGTCTTTGCTTACTGTTTTTTCATCATTGTATTCACAGTGCACTGTTGCCTGGCACATTAagagtgctcaataaaaattcattaaaagaaTCAGTGTGGTAATAgtagctatttttttaattaactgtgAATACTTAGCAATTTATAAGTGAGTAAAAGCTGTAAATTGCTGATTGTATTTGCTGGGTGCTTAATACTGCAGAAGCCAACTGTCCTCTTGCTTCTGTCCTAGATCTTTGTATACAAGGCACTGTCTATAGCAGTGAGTGCATATCAAGGCTGCCTGTGGCCCCTTCATTTCAACAGCATTTGGAATAGTGGTGCCAGGCCAGGAGGGGGACACATTGCCCCtgaagctcctagaagaaaaacaGGATAGGAAGGGTAGGGGTACACTGACTTTAGAGTTAGCAGTAAAAGGCTTTGGGGACTCTGATTTTCAGAtggctccctttctccttccagcCAGATTTCATAGGCATGTTGAAGTAAATTAAACCCCAAATCCCTCTGATGTAGCTGAAGGAGTAATTCAACTTTTCATGGCCCAGCATCCTCGTCATGTCATCAAAACTGTAAATCAAGCCATCAGTTTTATTTCtggaaggaaaccaaaaaattaacCAGAAAAATTTGCCTTTGGAAGAGGAAGGAGTGATGCTttcactctttattttttatcctttttgtttgaATATTCAGACcatgaaaatgcattttatataaaatacaaatattttatacacataaaatatgtacacacacatataggaaATTTTTATGTCAGTAGGGGTTATCTGGTGATGTGGAATTACAGAccaggttttttttctcttctgtatacttttatgtattaaaaaacagtggttttttttaaagttgtgtcTCTTCCCACTCAGTGCATCTCTGTCTCCACTCCTCacatcagttttccattattaCAAATAGGTCTTGCTGCTTTTCCCTCAAGATTTCCTAAATTCCTCTACTCCCATCAAGGCTAGGTTACATACATTCAAGAATACCActcatcttcctctcctcctcttccctttctctggCTCCTACCTCTGTGGAGCTGGTTATGCATTTCCATTCATGCTGTACAAGCACTTGGACATTATATAAATCAAGATACCTGTCTTCACAAAGCTTACTTTAATGCAGGTACACAAAAGATACCACAAAGTCTTTGTTGCATGCAGAAAGACAGAAGATAACTCGTATCTAGATGTATTGATTGAAAGCTTTACAGGCTTTTACTCCTTCCACTCATGGAGCATCAGGCAAGAAAAGTGTTTTGTAGAAAACAAGGGAAATGAGCATGTTTAAGAGAAGTGAAAGAGCAGAgtaaaaaaagagacagagggacttccctggcggtccaggggttaggactccgcgcttccactgcagggggcaggggttctatccctggttggggaactaggatcccgcatgccacacagcgcGGCCAAATATAGAGACAGAGTTACGTTACAGTAGAAGAAGatagcaaaaaaattaaatcaagcaTATTCTGGtactgttttctttcatctctccGATACTTTGCCCCTCCTAAAGTTCAATCCAGCCCTCCCATAGCCGGTATACCTACATAAGGATGATTATGATGACATTTACCGACTCTAACCCAcctatcttcctttcttttcaggaGCAATTGCAGAAGTCTTCATATTTCTAGAAGGAAGGACTGCAGAAGACATTTTTGCCCCAGGGAGACAGGGATAGAAGCCACAGAAATGATGAGTACCCTTGGGGCCAATGGGCAGTCACCTCTAGGGTCTGACTTCCAGAAGGTGGGTATGGTTGCTGGGGCAGGAATGGGTTATGGAGAAGGCTCTGTTATTTTAGCTGCCAGGAAATGGTGAGTTGGGTGAGCGAATATGTTATTTATGTATGTCTATATCTTTGTACCGGTAGAGGAGGAACAAGATGAGGATAGGCATAGAAGgtgtatattttaaactttccaCTCCTCATCTCAAATTATCTCCTAACTTCCATCTCTCATTTTGTGCCACGATACTCACGTTAAAGCTGTGGAATTCAGATCTTCTCATccctcctgggccctgggccctgagcCCAATGCTCCCAGCTAGTAGAACATCTCCTATCTTGGCTTTAGCCTTCCTACCTGGTCCATACAAGAATCAGGGTAAAAATTGGGTATGTCCTTAGAGGAGTGGGGTATAAATAGACAAAGGAGTCTCAGGGAAGGGGGGACAATCACAAAGGATGTGTTTGAAAAATTCTGGGATTTCAGACTTCAAGACAGCTGTCTTGCAGTTTCCATTCAGTCTTACTACCTCTTCTACACACAGTAGAACTTTTGGTACACAGAAACAGGCAAGCATTTCAAAATACCAAGGAAACACCTTACTCTCTGTTCATCTAAAAAGCCAGTAGGTGTTTCTTTTACGCCCTTTTGTGCTTTGGAACTGGGCTCGGGAACACAGTGAGGATGAGAACCTGACCTTTAAGTCCTTTAAACTCTGAGATTTATTTAAATCTGAGCTGCCCCAACTCCAAATTTACCCTTAAAACTGTTAACCtagttttatttctgatttgtaaatgCTGGCACTTTTAGAGTCCTGGAGGTCTGCTTTACTGCCCAAATAAATCTGTGGTTTGGGTAACTTTTGGGACTACTCATAACACTATAAATATAAAGAACTGCATAATATACAATCAAAGCCATCGATAGAATAAGAAGGAAGAAGTAAGGGGTAAAAAGTATCTCAGGACCTCTTTTTGCTGAGCTTATATCAGTTAATGACTACTCATTCCTCAGGCATGACACTGTGGATGAAGCAATGGAAAGCAGCCTGGTGCCAGGGCTGCCAACACTTTGTCACCACTACTTTCTCTCCCTTGCTCCAGTCCAAGATCTGTTTCTCATCAGCTACCACATTCCTCTGCTCAGGGACAATCAAGGGTGTTGGTCACAGCTTTTATTCCTAAATGTGACTCACCTACCTACCAGCCTGTGGTTTGCTGCTTACACCTCCCTTCTTCAGTAATGTCTGGAGTCCACCTTTGAGATGTGCTGATCTAGGGCATGGGcagagggaaaggaaatattttttagaataatatttttccccttggacttttaaaatttgatatccTAGAGTTCACATACATTATgaatgattaaatatttaaaatctacttttttattgaaatataattcatataacaTTAAATTTCACATAagattaatcattttaaagtgtgtaCAAGAAGATCGTGTTGAAGATTGTGCAACAATCACtgttatctaattccagaatatttccatcaccccactTAAAAACCGCAATTAGCAGACATTCCCAATTACCCCAAAGCCACCAGCAATCATCAGTCTGCTttatgtctctatgaatttacctattctggacaatTCTGGggtcatataata encodes:
- the ZNF318 gene encoding zinc finger protein 318 isoform X1 — its product is MYRSGARSSVSSHRPKESGGGGPRTGRSSGSSSGPSRRTSPPSSGSSSSRTPARRPRSPSGHRGRRASPSPPRGRRGSPSPPRGRRASPSPPRGRRLSPSPPRARRGSPSPPPPRGRRLFPPGSAGFRGSSRGESRADFARDGRGDHPGDSGSRRRSPGLRSDSSLEQSLRITVGNDHFCVGIPERRRLSDRLGSPADNLEDVDRDDLTDDSVFTRSSQCSRGLERYISREEAPLSPFLGQLDEDYRARETFLHRSDYSPHVSCHDELLRGTERNRDKLKGSYSIRPEERSREAKRPRYDDTEKIHSMGGDHTSFTSGARNYRQRRRSPSPRFLDPEFRELDLARRKREEEEERSRSLSQELVGVDGGGTSCPIPGLSGALTASEPGYSLHRPEEVSVMPKKSILKKRIEVDMEPSMQLESFSSSTSSSQDHSLYSGHSSLPLSGAIAAFASEVENNKGTVVETTLKESQGNLYQWGPLSGIPKDSSPLREQFGSFLCHEEKLDMKAEGPERHTDFLLPHERASQDGSGFSCILSMLADSTSTQEKRRRSFPDIEDEEKFLYGDEEEDLKAESPPKPLGGSESEVMRQKGSSLPSSAPAVKLESIEETSPEYAKIHDLLKTIGLDIGVAEISKLAARTQERLHGKKPSRSSADRRSSVDRHFSADRCSSVDRRFSADRRSADPHRLESGEAHHSNTHSPEVSHPHPVSPVDPYLLTKNSPPFLKSDHPMGHIAGPEVVGSGFQSSVAVRCMLPSAPSAPIRLPHPASLSQFHMPRASQFAAARIPPNYQGPAIPPASFDAYRHYMAYAASRWPMYPASQPSNHPLPEPHRIMPVTKQATRSRPNLRVIPTVTPDEPKQEESVLGSIPPAQVPVHVSIPSLIRYNPEKISDEKNRASQKQKVIEEREKLKSDREARQKKMYYLRTELERLHKQQGEMLRKKRREKDGHKDPLLVEVSRLQDNIMKDIAELRQEAEEAEKKQSELDKVAQILGINILDKSQKSSNDSRDPTEKTGKAEKSRSPEKVSSSSNSFSNSKESKVNNENSHTKSPKPAESPQPAAKQSDQPIATYEYYDAGNHWCKDCNTICGTMFDFFTHMHNKKHTQTLDPYNRPWASKTQSEAKQDAVKRIDKITVPAKGSEFLIPITGYYCQLCEEFLGDPISGEQHVKGYQHNEKYKKYVVENPLYEERRNLDRQAGLAVVLETERRRQSELKRKLSEKPKEEKKEKKAKIMKEVKEDDRVSEELEDQVSEGGNSPEKAENKRKASIKLQLKEEVKKEPPTSSSFGKFSWKKPEKEEEKSSVAPSIPKEETVENSKDKEDGRAEAGKAKPIKIKLSGKTVVAHTSPWMPVVTTSTQTKIRPNLPIPSTVLRKSSSATVSKPAPLNTFLSIKSSGTTAKPLPVVKESSADLLLPPDIISKAFGGEEVILKGSPEEKMVLAEKNEPSHVPEQMLPPPPPPPPPPPPPPPVIPHPAAPSPAQANAILAPVKSNPTISHTVSPGFLGPNILNPVLPVAIMASAQPAAIPSDETAPGVSESDRDQTLFSVLVRPPPPLSSVFSEQAKKLEKRNSCLATANAKDLYDIFYSSGGKGAPETKLSGGPLANGENRAESSDISSTSTLNSSASQEELPPDRNLVSAPLVSSPEKPISKPLVSLGKWSVVENVDSKSRGSSYGFLQPLTRLCQNRPYETVTPKTETLAMWTSSSFQSDANRDVSPEGKIELDLGDPGPPGVKPAPELSHVHCHTMESQKLLETHLVESSNQDEESQELHQSKDCGKSEVETSAELKEGGVKLSERTVGEGTDTNVGPNRVEDSNLNHGNRYMWEGEVEQPNMQMTDKKAKQSKKLITGSKTQSKVVTELNAQALSSTKAKIDSFPSEARSLLQNPQDIPVKISAPELLLQSPARSDMCLKDSEQEQGVSTASEEWLENSAPGSASRASRYRSLKLKRERSKEFQGKMIYELTVWDENKKPETWESPEKPKAEALDLRDVHPELTLTIESKTLENFEVTNLKVEELAALGNLGDIGVDFCNTRVDPAHRSATALSQKVREENSVSPIGSNPSTLPDFEPIPSFSEFPLDSPKTLVLNFGAEGEQNSSNPGTGRITPNILKTGLSIGNVGLGLGSLEGTHQALDLLAGGMMPEEIEETSQLEKQDSLRLESETINPLGLGPSPCLPDLVDFVTRTSGVQKEKICSPLSEPSDPPECSSLEMGPLQLEIPNASVTEVAIPQVAEYNDSPLNMVKSMASGSHTREQVVGGNTVPQEIAAQEAAVDDIQDHTESSVHN